A single Danio rerio strain Tuebingen ecotype United States chromosome 17, GRCz12tu, whole genome shotgun sequence DNA region contains:
- the togaram1 gene encoding TOG array regulator of axonemal microtubules protein 1 isoform X4 → MMIYGLIPQELHQQLLDQQNYQSRTSGVEELKMLLLELDLQQLPSTCIADFIQFLRRLLDDNNFKVLHGALQLLSLLVQKLGVEVERYYKEIAAVTVRALGDSRSVARQEYMSVFQQLMRAVGPQRVLDLLLSQLRHRNSRVREDAINIITAAMLTHPRKDFDIPSLCLEAAPALVDSKRKVRHAALELFAVLDYCLDTGKKQPLMRAVERVELTADAQGLMAAVQARRARHILPRLSADGTLEYALALPRPGHRRLPQLGSGADLDWVLNGGRVHSSRGTLTSADADQDSAPQRRIASAGRGKNKLPWERAALSGSRTTPEQQQQVSSEDSSSSSSSSVRLHPDSGAKHSPLQSPGRTHRSVGRQRRSGSLDSDPEIFKMNSTSDPDKGFPKSSRFPSGSVERTFSLPTNSTPPGSFLLPSFPLTPAVPRRNPADATHTLTSTHTWPSRGDPTGELSSSKRSPLPPGAPRVSSVRHSRDMQDEMLDREEMLNSLRSLRNSAAKKRAKVSVSSSEADPDSPQHTPPSVSSPLSDSGLSPVSSAAKGKLSTSPAADITAPGVSQQDQCVCESSVSVVGQRVCFSRALDAEEQKVSEVSSSPQVRAAGREPLRALRPAKGAPQHVSKSCGLREMSEGVIGRGVFGSAVLPSRPSVSASPEQSDAVSRADPPSGVYGHAFSSKHTDSDASPEPQQLQEKVKLCKFASEKMRQRRVEQQEPIKRDDTHDEDEDDDMKDVNMNGCESPSDESPSSPNGPIKSMSPAHQPAPPTGPPNKNTVPRLRRASSLNRSRPAATHSCDELVSGSPKKESQDQLELRPFSKPELALTQSFRLTAADDWEKKIEGMNMLRSLAQYHPDVLMSRIHDVCLALIQEVRNLRSGVSRVAVVTLGEMFASLQKGMDQELDAPVRALLHKAGESNGFIRTDVERALDSLTQHCTHTRCIHALLAGGLGHLNAAVRRCTAHHLSVLLERVGAARLLSGAKDVTERLLPAVAKLAQDSSQEARYFGRRMLLFLSSHRDFDKMMEKFIPAKDLPALRDAVFTLKTKGLGEMPQDAPSARGRRSLTGSGLVRTSSLTRDPLTASRDPSLSKACAHSLAERSEYVKQMKTLLNSRDFRERMKAIDQLVCDCEENPALVIGSLFPVFDCLKARLQESNSKVNLRALEALHSIITLLRDHLSPVLNILIPALVDNHLNSKNTLVYTAALAALQALTHNIDNSLLLQPFCSKAQYLSGKAKLDLIEKVAEVVCDLYPRRPQLVEQKTLPLLWTLLGSCSAGGGGSLRAATLKLTEALHTHMGTTLLELAAAQSTHTLTDLNQLLRHTN, encoded by the exons ATGATGATTTATGGGCTGATCCCTCAGGAGTTACACCAGCAGCTGCTGGACCAGCAGAACTACCAGAGCCGGACCAGCGGTGTGGAGGAGCTGAAGATGCTGCTGCTGGAGCTGGACCTGCAGCAGCTTCCCTCCACCTGCATCGCTGACTTCATACAGTTCCTGCGCCGCCTGCTGGACGACAACAACTTCAAG GTCCTGCACGGCGCTCTGCAGCTCCTCAGCCTGTTGGTGCAGAAGCTGGGTGTGGAGGTGGAGCGCTACTATAAGGAGATCGCGGCGGTGACGGTGCGGGCGCTGGGGGACTCGCGGAGCGTCGCACGGCAGGAGTACATGAGCGTGTTTCAGCAGCTGATGCGAGCCGTCGGGCCGCAGCGTGTGTTAGATCTGCTGCTCTCTCAGCTGCGCCACAGGAACTCCAGGGTTCGAGAGGACGCCATCAACATCATCACCGCCGCCATGCTCACACACCCGCGCAAGGACTTCGACATCCCCAGCCTGTGTCTGGAG gcggcCCCGGCTCTGGTGGACAGTAAGAGAAAGGTGCGTCACGCGGCTCTGGAGCTGTTTGCGGTGCTGGATTACTGTCTGGACACGGGGAAGAAGCAGCCGCTGATGCGTGCGGTGGAGCGTGTGGAGCTGACGGCGGACGCTCAGGGTCTGATGGCGGCAGTGCAGGCCCGCAGAGCCCGACACATCCTGCCACGCCTGTCCGCTGACGGGACGCTGGAGTATGCCCTCGCCCTGCCCCGTCCCGGACACAGACGCCTGCCGCAGCTGGGCTCCGGAGCCGACCTGGACTGGGTGCTGAACGGGGGACGAGTGCACAGCTCACGCGGGACGCTCACCAGCGCAGACGCGGATCAGGACAGCGCTCCGCAGAGGAGGATCGCCAGCGCCGGCAGAGGGAAGAACAAGCTGCCCTGGGAGAGAGCAGCACTCAGTGGGAGCAGGACAACACCTGAGCAG cagcagcaggtcaGCAGTGaggactcctcctcctcctcctcttcctcagtgAGACTCCATCCAGACTCTGGTGCCAAACACA GTCCTCTTCAGTCTCCGGGCCGCACACACAGGTCTGTGGGTCGACAGCGGCGCAGTGGGAGTCTGGACTCTGATCCAGAAATCTTCAAGATGAACAGTACCTCTGATCCTGACAAAG GTTTCCCCAAGAGCAGTCGCTTCCCATCAGGCAGCGTGGAGCGAACCTTCTCCCTCCCCACCAACAGCACTCCTCCAGGCTCCTTCCTGCTGCCCTCCTTCCCTCTGACCCCTGCTGTACCACGCAGAAACCCTGCAGacgccacacacacactcaccagcaCACACACCTGGCCCAGCAGAGGAGACCCCACag gtgagctgagctccagcaagcgctctcctcttcctcctggAGCCCCTCGAGTGTCCTCCGTACGCCACAGCAGAGACATGCAGGACGAGATGCTGGACCGAGAggag ATGCTGAACTCTCTGCGCTCGCTGAGGAACAGCGCAGCCAAGAAACGAGCTAAAGTGAGCGTGAGCAGCTCCGAGGCGGATCCAGACAGCCCACAACACACACCTCCATCAGTCAGCAGCCCACTGAGTGACAGCGGCCTCAg TCCCGTCAGCTCTGCTGCTAAAGGTAAACTCAGCACATCACCAGCAGCGGACATCACTGCTCCAG gcgTGTCACAGcaggatcagtgtgtgtgtgagagcagtGTGAGTGTGGTCGGTCAGAGAGTGTGTTTCTCCAGAGCTCTGGATGCAGAAGAGCAGAAGGTCAGCGAGGTCAGCTCGTCTCCTCAGGTCAGAGCTGCAGGACGGGAGCCACTCCGAGCACTCAGACCCGCTAAAG GAGCGCCGCAGCACGTGTCCAAGTCGTGTGGTCTGCGTGAGATGTCAGAGGGTGTGATTGGACGAG GAGTGTTTGGCTCTGCGGTTCTGCCCAGTCGGCCCAGTGTTTCTGCTTCCCCTGAGCAGAGTGATGCGGTCAGCAGAGCAGATCCTCCGTCAGGGGTGTACGGACACGCTTTCTCCAGCAAACACACAGACTCGGACGCCAGTCCTGAACCACAGCAGCTGCAG gaGAAGGTGAAACTGTGTAAGTTTGCGAGTGAGAAGATGCGTCAGCGGCGTGTGGAGCAGCAGGAGCCAATTAAACGCGACGATAcacatgatgaagatgaagacgaTGATATGAAAG acGTCAACATGAACGGCTGTGAGTCTCCCTCAGATGAATCTCCCTCCAGCCCTAACGGACCAATCAAAAGCATGAGCCCCGCCCATCAGCCTGCCCCTCCGACTGGACCGCCCAATAAAAACACAGTGCCGCGACTCAGACGAGCATCTAGTCTGAACAGAAGCAGACCGGCTGCCACACACAGCTGTG ATGAGCTGGTTTCTGGCAGTCCTAAGAAGGAGTCTCAGGATCAGCTGGAGCTGCGGCCGTTCTCTAAACCGGAGCTGGCGCTGACGCAAAGCTTCAGACTGACCGCTGCAGACGACTG GGAGAAGAAGATCGAGGGCATGAACATGCTGCGCAGTCTGGCTCAGTATCATCCTGATGTGCTGATGAGCCGCATTCATGACGTGTGTCTCGCTCTCATTCAGGAG gtgcgtAACCTGCGCTCCGGCGTGTCCCGTGTTGCCGTAGTGACCCTGGGCGAGATGTTTGCGTCCCTGCAGAAGGGGATGGATCAGGAGCTGGACGCACCGGTGCGAGCGCTGCTGCATAAAGCTGGAGAATCCAACGGCTTCATCCGCACAGACGTGGAGCGCGCGCTGGACAGCCTGACacaacactgcacacacacacgctgcatACACGCACTGCTGGCCGGAGGACTCGG TCATCTGAACGCAGCGGTGCGCAGGTGTACAGCTCATCATCTCAGTGTTCTGCTGGAGCGTGTGGGTGCTGCTCGCCTGCTGAGCGGCGCTAAAGACGTGACGGAGCGACTGCTGCCCGCCGTGGCCAAGCTGGCGCAGGACTCCAGTCAGGAGGCCAG gtacTTCGGCCGGCGGATGCTGCTGTTTCTCTCCTCTCACCGTGACTTTGATAAGATGATGGAGAAGTTTATTCCTGCGAAAGACCTGCCGGCCCTCAGAGACGCCGTCTTCACCCTCAAAACCAAG ggtctGGGTGAAATGCCTCAGGATGCCCCATCGGCGCGGGGCAGACGCTCTCTGACGGGCAGTGGACTCGTGCGCACCTCATCTCTCACACGGGATCCTCTGACGGCCAgcag GGATCCGTCTCTCAGTAAAGCGTGCGCTCACAGTCTGGCAGAGCGCAGCGAGTACGTCAAGCAGATGAAGACGCTCCTCAACTCCAGAGACTTCAGGGAGAGGATGAAGGCCATCGATCAGCTGGTGTGTGACTGTGAGGAAAACCCAGCTCTGGTCATCGGCAGCCTGTtcccg GTGTTTGACTGTCTGAAGGCGCGTCTGCAGGAGTCTAACAGTAAGGTGAATCTGCGTGCTCTGGAGGCTCTGCACTCCATCATCACTCTGCTCAGAGATCATCTTTCTCCAGTGCTCAACATCCTCATCCCGGCGCTCGTGGACAATCACCTCAACTCCAAAAACACACTCGTCTACACGGCGGCGCTGGCGGCACTGCAGGCCCTCACACACAACATCG acaaCAGTCTCCTGCTGCAGCCCTTCTGCTCTAAAGCACAGTATCTGAGCGGGAAAGCAAAGCTGGACCTGATCGAGAAAGTAGCAG aggTGGTGTGTGACCTGTATCCCCGCAGGCCTCAGCTGGTGGAGCAGAAGACTCTCCCTCTGCTGTGGACTCTGCTGGGCTCCTGCAGTGCTGGAGGTGGAGGATCTCTGAGAGCGGCGACACTCAAGCTGACGGAGGCGCTGCACACACACATGGGCACAACACTGCTGGAGCTGGCAGCGgcacagagcacacacacactcactgatcTCAACCAGCTCCTGAGACACacaaactga
- the togaram1 gene encoding TOG array regulator of axonemal microtubules protein 1 isoform X2, translating into MMIYGLIPQELHQQLLDQQNYQSRTSGVEELKMLLLELDLQQLPSTCIADFIQFLRRLLDDNNFKVLHGALQLLSLLVQKLGVEVERYYKEIAAVTVRALGDSRSVARQEYMSVFQQLMRAVGPQRVLDLLLSQLRHRNSRVREDAINIITAAMLTHPRKDFDIPSLCLEAAPALVDSKRKVRHAALELFAVLDYCLDTGKKQPLMRAVERVELTADAQGLMAAVQARRARHILPRLSADGTLEYALALPRPGHRRLPQLGSGADLDWVLNGGRVHSSRGTLTSADADQDSAPQRRIASAGRGKNKLPWERAALSGSRTTPEQQQQQVSSEDSSSSSSSSVRLHPDSGAKHSPLQSPGRTHRSVGRQRRSGSLDSDPEIFKMNSTSDPDKGFPKSSRFPSGSVERTFSLPTNSTPPGSFLLPSFPLTPAVPRRNPADATHTLTSTHTWPSRGDPTGELSSSKRSPLPPGAPRVSSVRHSRDMQDEMLDREEMLNSLRSLRNSAAKKRAKVSVSSSEADPDSPQHTPPSVSSPLSDSGLSPVSSAAKGKLSTSPAADITAPGVSQQDQCVCESSVSVVGQRVCFSRALDAEEQKVSEVSSSPQVRAAGREPLRALRPAKGAPQHVSKSCGLREMSEGVIGRGVFGSAVLPSRPSVSASPEQSDAVSRADPPSGVYGHAFSSKHTDSDASPEPQQLQEKVKLCKFASEKMRQRRVEQQEPIKRDDTHDEDEDDDMKDVNMNGCESPSDESPSSPNGPIKSMSPAHQPAPPTGPPNKNTVPRLRRASSLNRSRPAATHSCDELVSGSPKKESQDQLELRPFSKPELALTQSFRLTAADDWEKKIEGMNMLRSLAQYHPDVLMSRIHDVCLALIQEVRNLRSGVSRVAVVTLGEMFASLQKGMDQELDAPVRALLHKAGESNGFIRTDVERALDSLTQHCTHTRCIHALLAGGLGHLNAAVRRCTAHHLSVLLERVGAARLLSGAKDVTERLLPAVAKLAQDSSQEARYFGRRMLLFLSSHRDFDKMMEKFIPAKDLPALRDAVFTLKTKGLGEMPQDAPSARGRRSLTGSGLVRTSSLTRDPLTASRDPSLSKACAHSLAERSEYVKQMKTLLNSRDFRERMKAIDQLVCDCEENPALVIGSLFPVFDCLKARLQESNSKVNLRALEALHSIITLLRDHLSPVLNILIPALVDNHLNSKNTLVYTAALAALQALTHNIDNSLLLQPFCSKAQYLSGKAKLDLIEKVAEVVCDLYPRRPQLVEQKTLPLLWTLLGSCSAGGGGSLRAATLKLTEALHTHMGTTLLELAAAQSTHTLTDLNQLLRHTN; encoded by the exons ATGATGATTTATGGGCTGATCCCTCAGGAGTTACACCAGCAGCTGCTGGACCAGCAGAACTACCAGAGCCGGACCAGCGGTGTGGAGGAGCTGAAGATGCTGCTGCTGGAGCTGGACCTGCAGCAGCTTCCCTCCACCTGCATCGCTGACTTCATACAGTTCCTGCGCCGCCTGCTGGACGACAACAACTTCAAG GTCCTGCACGGCGCTCTGCAGCTCCTCAGCCTGTTGGTGCAGAAGCTGGGTGTGGAGGTGGAGCGCTACTATAAGGAGATCGCGGCGGTGACGGTGCGGGCGCTGGGGGACTCGCGGAGCGTCGCACGGCAGGAGTACATGAGCGTGTTTCAGCAGCTGATGCGAGCCGTCGGGCCGCAGCGTGTGTTAGATCTGCTGCTCTCTCAGCTGCGCCACAGGAACTCCAGGGTTCGAGAGGACGCCATCAACATCATCACCGCCGCCATGCTCACACACCCGCGCAAGGACTTCGACATCCCCAGCCTGTGTCTGGAG gcggcCCCGGCTCTGGTGGACAGTAAGAGAAAGGTGCGTCACGCGGCTCTGGAGCTGTTTGCGGTGCTGGATTACTGTCTGGACACGGGGAAGAAGCAGCCGCTGATGCGTGCGGTGGAGCGTGTGGAGCTGACGGCGGACGCTCAGGGTCTGATGGCGGCAGTGCAGGCCCGCAGAGCCCGACACATCCTGCCACGCCTGTCCGCTGACGGGACGCTGGAGTATGCCCTCGCCCTGCCCCGTCCCGGACACAGACGCCTGCCGCAGCTGGGCTCCGGAGCCGACCTGGACTGGGTGCTGAACGGGGGACGAGTGCACAGCTCACGCGGGACGCTCACCAGCGCAGACGCGGATCAGGACAGCGCTCCGCAGAGGAGGATCGCCAGCGCCGGCAGAGGGAAGAACAAGCTGCCCTGGGAGAGAGCAGCACTCAGTGGGAGCAGGACAACACCTGAGCAG cagcagcagcaggtcaGCAGTGaggactcctcctcctcctcctcttcctcagtgAGACTCCATCCAGACTCTGGTGCCAAACACA GTCCTCTTCAGTCTCCGGGCCGCACACACAGGTCTGTGGGTCGACAGCGGCGCAGTGGGAGTCTGGACTCTGATCCAGAAATCTTCAAGATGAACAGTACCTCTGATCCTGACAAAG GTTTCCCCAAGAGCAGTCGCTTCCCATCAGGCAGCGTGGAGCGAACCTTCTCCCTCCCCACCAACAGCACTCCTCCAGGCTCCTTCCTGCTGCCCTCCTTCCCTCTGACCCCTGCTGTACCACGCAGAAACCCTGCAGacgccacacacacactcaccagcaCACACACCTGGCCCAGCAGAGGAGACCCCACag gtgagctgagctccagcaagcgctctcctcttcctcctggAGCCCCTCGAGTGTCCTCCGTACGCCACAGCAGAGACATGCAGGACGAGATGCTGGACCGAGAggag ATGCTGAACTCTCTGCGCTCGCTGAGGAACAGCGCAGCCAAGAAACGAGCTAAAGTGAGCGTGAGCAGCTCCGAGGCGGATCCAGACAGCCCACAACACACACCTCCATCAGTCAGCAGCCCACTGAGTGACAGCGGCCTCAg TCCCGTCAGCTCTGCTGCTAAAGGTAAACTCAGCACATCACCAGCAGCGGACATCACTGCTCCAG gcgTGTCACAGcaggatcagtgtgtgtgtgagagcagtGTGAGTGTGGTCGGTCAGAGAGTGTGTTTCTCCAGAGCTCTGGATGCAGAAGAGCAGAAGGTCAGCGAGGTCAGCTCGTCTCCTCAGGTCAGAGCTGCAGGACGGGAGCCACTCCGAGCACTCAGACCCGCTAAAG GAGCGCCGCAGCACGTGTCCAAGTCGTGTGGTCTGCGTGAGATGTCAGAGGGTGTGATTGGACGAG GAGTGTTTGGCTCTGCGGTTCTGCCCAGTCGGCCCAGTGTTTCTGCTTCCCCTGAGCAGAGTGATGCGGTCAGCAGAGCAGATCCTCCGTCAGGGGTGTACGGACACGCTTTCTCCAGCAAACACACAGACTCGGACGCCAGTCCTGAACCACAGCAGCTGCAG gaGAAGGTGAAACTGTGTAAGTTTGCGAGTGAGAAGATGCGTCAGCGGCGTGTGGAGCAGCAGGAGCCAATTAAACGCGACGATAcacatgatgaagatgaagacgaTGATATGAAAG acGTCAACATGAACGGCTGTGAGTCTCCCTCAGATGAATCTCCCTCCAGCCCTAACGGACCAATCAAAAGCATGAGCCCCGCCCATCAGCCTGCCCCTCCGACTGGACCGCCCAATAAAAACACAGTGCCGCGACTCAGACGAGCATCTAGTCTGAACAGAAGCAGACCGGCTGCCACACACAGCTGTG ATGAGCTGGTTTCTGGCAGTCCTAAGAAGGAGTCTCAGGATCAGCTGGAGCTGCGGCCGTTCTCTAAACCGGAGCTGGCGCTGACGCAAAGCTTCAGACTGACCGCTGCAGACGACTG GGAGAAGAAGATCGAGGGCATGAACATGCTGCGCAGTCTGGCTCAGTATCATCCTGATGTGCTGATGAGCCGCATTCATGACGTGTGTCTCGCTCTCATTCAGGAG gtgcgtAACCTGCGCTCCGGCGTGTCCCGTGTTGCCGTAGTGACCCTGGGCGAGATGTTTGCGTCCCTGCAGAAGGGGATGGATCAGGAGCTGGACGCACCGGTGCGAGCGCTGCTGCATAAAGCTGGAGAATCCAACGGCTTCATCCGCACAGACGTGGAGCGCGCGCTGGACAGCCTGACacaacactgcacacacacacgctgcatACACGCACTGCTGGCCGGAGGACTCGG TCATCTGAACGCAGCGGTGCGCAGGTGTACAGCTCATCATCTCAGTGTTCTGCTGGAGCGTGTGGGTGCTGCTCGCCTGCTGAGCGGCGCTAAAGACGTGACGGAGCGACTGCTGCCCGCCGTGGCCAAGCTGGCGCAGGACTCCAGTCAGGAGGCCAG gtacTTCGGCCGGCGGATGCTGCTGTTTCTCTCCTCTCACCGTGACTTTGATAAGATGATGGAGAAGTTTATTCCTGCGAAAGACCTGCCGGCCCTCAGAGACGCCGTCTTCACCCTCAAAACCAAG ggtctGGGTGAAATGCCTCAGGATGCCCCATCGGCGCGGGGCAGACGCTCTCTGACGGGCAGTGGACTCGTGCGCACCTCATCTCTCACACGGGATCCTCTGACGGCCAgcag GGATCCGTCTCTCAGTAAAGCGTGCGCTCACAGTCTGGCAGAGCGCAGCGAGTACGTCAAGCAGATGAAGACGCTCCTCAACTCCAGAGACTTCAGGGAGAGGATGAAGGCCATCGATCAGCTGGTGTGTGACTGTGAGGAAAACCCAGCTCTGGTCATCGGCAGCCTGTtcccg GTGTTTGACTGTCTGAAGGCGCGTCTGCAGGAGTCTAACAGTAAGGTGAATCTGCGTGCTCTGGAGGCTCTGCACTCCATCATCACTCTGCTCAGAGATCATCTTTCTCCAGTGCTCAACATCCTCATCCCGGCGCTCGTGGACAATCACCTCAACTCCAAAAACACACTCGTCTACACGGCGGCGCTGGCGGCACTGCAGGCCCTCACACACAACATCG acaaCAGTCTCCTGCTGCAGCCCTTCTGCTCTAAAGCACAGTATCTGAGCGGGAAAGCAAAGCTGGACCTGATCGAGAAAGTAGCAG aggTGGTGTGTGACCTGTATCCCCGCAGGCCTCAGCTGGTGGAGCAGAAGACTCTCCCTCTGCTGTGGACTCTGCTGGGCTCCTGCAGTGCTGGAGGTGGAGGATCTCTGAGAGCGGCGACACTCAAGCTGACGGAGGCGCTGCACACACACATGGGCACAACACTGCTGGAGCTGGCAGCGgcacagagcacacacacactcactgatcTCAACCAGCTCCTGAGACACacaaactga